Within the Syntrophorhabdaceae bacterium genome, the region CCCCATAAATAGTATGCAATACAAAAGGATCCTTTTAAAATTAAGCGGTGAAGCCCTCATGGCAAAAGAAGGCGGCATCGATCACAGGATACTCCTCGAGATAGCAAATCAGGTGAAGGAGATCAGGGAACTTGGTATAGAGATAGGGATTGTCCTCGGAGGAGGAAACATCTTTAGAGGCAAAGAAGGGGAAAAGGATGGAATAGACAGGGTAACCGGTGACTATATAGGGATGCTGGCAACGGTTATCAACGCCCTTGCATTCCAGGATACACTGGAAACGCTCGGCGTGCCCGCGCGTCTGCAGACAGCCCTTTCGATCGAGAAAATGGCCGAGCCCTACGACAGGAAGATGGCCATCGAACACCTGCAAAACAGGAAGATCGTTATCTTTGCCTGCGGGACCGGCAACCCCTATTTTACAACCGATACGGCGGCGGCATTGAGGGCTATCGAAATGAAGGCTGACGTACTGATGAAAGCAACGAAGGTTAACGGTATATACGACAAAGACCCGGAGACCAGCAAGGATGCAAAATTCTTTCCGGAGATCACCTTTACGGATATACTCAACCGGGACCTGCAGGTCATGGACCTGACGGCAATTACCCTCTGCAAGGAGAATAACCTTCCCATCATTGTATTGAAC harbors:
- the pyrH gene encoding UMP kinase: MSPINSMQYKRILLKLSGEALMAKEGGIDHRILLEIANQVKEIRELGIEIGIVLGGGNIFRGKEGEKDGIDRVTGDYIGMLATVINALAFQDTLETLGVPARLQTALSIEKMAEPYDRKMAIEHLQNRKIVIFACGTGNPYFTTDTAAALRAIEMKADVLMKATKVNGIYDKDPETSKDAKFFPEITFTDILNRDLQVMDLTAITLCKENNLPIIVLNIREKDNLKRAVLGEHIGTIVRRKA